A genomic region of Arachis stenosperma cultivar V10309 chromosome 9, arast.V10309.gnm1.PFL2, whole genome shotgun sequence contains the following coding sequences:
- the LOC130949841 gene encoding lectin-like, translating into MGVSFNLHKFSPTNSKEIKFQGDATITDHNVIRLTNLDSDGNPLGNRVGRVLFSDPVHLYDHSGFRVGFETTFVFRISKPYSSEFAPGPGDGLAFFLANADIEIPLESSGKFLGLFNDASDKIVVVEFDTFSNFEIGDPSYPHIGININSIRSSAVGYWNWHDGAVTTAKITYNSALKRITVSVSTYLDSQPNTLSYDVDLSTKLPQNVAVGLSASTGQYSQNIEILSWTFKSN; encoded by the coding sequence ATGGGTGTCTCATTTAACTTGCACAAATTTTCCCCCACGAACTCCAAAGAGATCAAATTCCAAGGAGATGCAACCATTACCGATCACAATGTCATTCGACTCACCAACTTGGACAGCGATGGCAACCCACTAGGAAACAGAGTTGGCCGAGTTTTATTCTCCGACCCTGTGCACTTGTACGACCACAGTGGTTTTCGAGTAGGCTTTGAAACCACCTTCGTCTTTCGCATCTCAAAACCCTACAGTAGTGAATTTGCTCCCGGACCTGGTGACGGTCTTGCCTTCTTCCTTGCTAATGCTGACATTGAAATTCCACTTGAATCTTCTGGGAAGTTTCTCGGCCTCTTTAACGATGCATCTGACaagattgttgttgttgaatttgataccTTTTCCAATTTCGAGATTGGGGATCCCAGTTATCCCCACATCGGAATTAATATCAACTCTATCAGGTCATCGGCTGTTGGTTACTGGAACTGGCATGATGGAGCCGTAACCACTGCAAAGATAACATATAACTCTGCCCTTAAGAGGATAACTGTCAGTGTTTCTACATATCTCGACAGCCAACCTAACACTCTTTCTTACGACGTCGACTTGAGCACTAAGCTTCCTCAAAACGTTGCGGTAGGGCTATCTGCTTCTACTGGGCAATACTCGCAAAATATTGAGATCTTATCTTGGACTTTCAAGTCCAACTGA